The Sorangiineae bacterium MSr11954 DNA segment CCTCCCGTACGTGATCGACCTCATGGCCCTGGCCATGGGCGCGGGCCTCGACTTTCCGGGCGCCGTGCGGCAGGTCATCGAGAAGTCGAGCAATCCCGACGATCCGCTGGTCGAAGAGTTCATGCTCATCCTGCAGACCCTGCAGCTCGGTCGCACGCGCAAGGACGCCCTGAACGAGTTCGCGCGGCGCGCGCCCAACGAGACGGTGAAGGAGTTCGTGGCCGCGCTCGTTCAAGCCGAGGAGCGCGGCAACCCGGTCGCGGAGGTGCTGCAGATCCAAGCCACCTCTACCCGAAACAAGCGCTCGGTGCGCGCCGAGGAGCTCGCCGCCAAAGCGGGCGTGAAGATCGTCGGTCCTCTGATGATGGTGTTTCTCTGCATCCTCGGGCTGATCCTGGGCCCCGCCATGATGCAGATGACGGGCAGCGGCGGAGCGCTATAAGGCAAGGCAACCAAAGAATGCGAGTGGTGCAATCGTGAGCGTCTTACGTTTCCAGATCCGGCAGCCCAGTGGACAGATCGATCAGCTGTTCATCGAGTCCGAGCGTGTGCTCATCGGAAGCGGTGCACACTGCGAAATCCGGCTGCCGCTCGATCAAGCCGCGGTGGAGCACGCGCTCGTGCAAATGGGGCCGGCCGGCGTCTTCGTGCAGGCGCTCTCCTTCAACCCTCCCCCCACCGTCAACGGCATCCCCTTCACGCAAGGTCCGCTGGCCGCCGAAGCGGTGCTGGGCGTGGGGCAGTTCCAGATCAACGTCACGCGCGCGGAGGGCGCCGCGGCCCAGCAAGCCGTCGGCGGCGCGCAGCCGAAGAAGAAGGGCGGCGCCAGCCCCGTCTCGCTGCTCGCGCTCATCGGCCTCGCGGGCGGCGGCTACATGATGTTCTTCATGGACGCCAAGTCCGACCTCGACATGACGCAGTACAAAGCCCCCGAGCTCTGGGGCGCCCCCGTCGCGCAGTGCTCGCAACCGGCCCCCGATCGCGCGGGTGCGTTCGCGCTCGAGCGCTTCGGCGTCGGCAGCTCGCTCCGAGAGCGGCGGCCGTTCCACGTGCAGGACGGCATCAACGCGGTGCCCATCTTCGAGACGTCGTCGGCCTGTTACCGCGTGGCCCGCGACGAACCCGCGGCCGCCGAGGCCATGGCGGCCGCGAACGCGCTCCGCAAGGAGATCACCGACGACTACCGCACCCACCGTGTGCGGCTCGAGCACTCGCTGCAGGTCGACGACCTGCAGACCGCGCGACGAGAAGTGAAGATCCTTCTCCAGTTCACCGAGGGAAAGCAGGGCGACTACGTCACCTGGCTCTCCAACTTGGATCGCAGCCTGAAATTGAAGTTGGGGCGTCCCGCCTCGTAAGAAACACCATGGCAGGTTTTCGTGTAGGTCTCCGTTTTTGCACCCCCAAGGGAACCGTCACCACCCTCGCGTGTGTGGCGTTTCCCGCAGCGCTGCTCCTGGGGTGCGGCCCTCCCACCAGCGTGCGCGGGGAGGCGGCCAAGTCGAACATTCGCGCCTTCACCAAGGAGCAGAACCCCGACCGCCTCGTGGAGTACGGAAAGGCGTACGCCAACGTAGGCGATCTCACGCGCGCCGAGCAGTACTTCGCGGCGGCCATCAACTCCGGCGGCGACGAGCGGAAGATCCTCCCGATGCTCCTGCGCGTATGCATCCAGGATGGGCGCTTCCAGGTCGGCATCAAGTACGCGGAGGAGCACTTGAAGCAGCACCCCGCCGACCATCGCTCCCGGTTCTTGCTGGCCACGCTCTACATGGGCGTGGGCGACGTGATCAGCGCGCGCGGCAACCTCGAGAAGGTGCTCAGCGCGCGCCCCGACGACGCGGAGGCGCACTACGCGATGGCGGTGCTGATGCGCGACAGCCACGAGGATCCGCTCGGGGCCGATCACCATTTTCGCGAGTATCTTCGCCTTCAACCCGGAGGCTCGCACGCAGAAGAGGCGCAGGCCTCCTTACTCAAGAGCGTCCAATGAGCGGCGGCCACGAAAAAATCCCCAAGGAAGTCTTCGAAGAGACCCTGCTCCAGTTCTTCGCCCCCATCCGTCCCTTCTTGGACGATCCGGCGGTGAGCGAGGTCATGATCAACGGCCCCGGCCAGATCTACATCGAGCGCAAAGGCCAGCTGACCCTCACGGAGGCCAAGTTCGAGAGCCGCGAGCACTTGGCGGCGGGCCTCCGCAACCTGGCGCAGTTCGTCGGCAAGCACGCCGACGAGTTCAAGCCGATCCTCGAAGGTCGCTTGCCCGACGGATCGCGCGTCGAGGCGGTGCTCCCGCCCTGCGCGCCCGATGGTCCGGCCATCGCCATCCGTCGCTTCTTCAAGGAGACGTTGACCGTTCAGCGCCTCATCGGCTTCGGCGCCCTCACCGAGGACGCGGCGAGCGCGCTGCACGCCATGGTCGCCAGCAAGCTGAACATCCTGGTGGCCGGAGGAACGGGCAGCGGCAAGACCTCCATGCTCAACGCGCTCTCGTCGTTCATCCCCGAGGGCGAGCGCGTGGTCATCATCGAGGACTCGCGCGAGCTGCAGCTCCAAAAAGCGCACGTCGTGCAGCTCGAGGCGCGGCCCGGCGATCCCAAGGGGCGCGGCGCGGTGTCCATCCGCGATCTCTTCAAGGCCACCCTGCGTATGCGTCCCGACCGAATCGTCGTTGGGGAGATCCGTGGTGGCGAAGCCCTCGACTTGATTCAAGCGATGACCTCGGGTCACGGTGGGTGTCTCTCCACCCTCCACGCCACCTACCCGCGCGACACGCTGAGCCGGCTCGAGACCATGGCGATGATGAGCGACATCGAAATGCCGCTGGTTGCCATGCGCATTCAGCTCGGTTCCGCGGTAAACTTGATCGTGCAGGTCTCGCGCCTGCAGGACGGTTCGCGCAAGATGACGCACATCACCGAGGTGCTCGGTTTCGATCAAAATACGAACTCGTACATCACGCAAGACGTGTTCGTTCGGAAGTACCTGGGGATGGGGTCCAAGGGCGAGATCTTGAGCGAGTTCGTCCCGTCTGGAATCATGCCCCGATGCCTCGAACAGGTTCACGAGCACGGTATGGATCTCCCCGCGTGCATCTACGACGCTGCGCACGCCGCGCAAAGTAATGGTCATGGCTGAAGCTTCCGTCATCGAGTTGAGAGCAGGACATGGCGATCCACGACAGATCAGCCTGACACCGGGTTCCGTTCTGGATCCCACCAGCGTCGGTCAAACGGGCATGTGGCGGGTCGAGGGCGCCGGGGTGCTCGATGTCCACGGCTACATTTACTTCGATGGCAAGGCGCTGTTCGTGCAGAGCGCCGACGACGAAGCGCCGGTGATGGTGAACCGCCACCGGGTGGCGCGCGCCTGGACCGAAGTGCACATGCCGAGCACCATCGAGCTGGGTGAGGTGCAGCTCGTCTACCGCATCGATACCGCCGTGTTCGAAGAGGCGGATCAGACAGTCGCCGAGCCGGTGGCCGATAACTTCGAGCCCAAGACGGTGGTGTTCGATCCCAACCGCCACCGCGGGCCCGCGCCGCGACCGGCCGCGGGCACCCCCGCCGATGGCATCAACGCCGCCGCGCACATGGCGCGGATGTCCCCGCCCGCGCCGCGCATGGCGGTGCCGGCCCCGCGACCGCAAACCGCGCCGATGCGCGCGCAACCCGCACCTGCGGCACCGGCTTATCCTCCGCCAGCAGGCGCCAACGCCTTTGCGGGCGCGCAGGACAACGATTCGACGCGCTACAAGCCCATCGATGCGGCGGCCGCGCAGGCGCCGCAGCCTGGACCGGCGGAGGATAGCAACGACGTCACGCGCATGCAGCCGATCGAGCGCCCGTCGTCGCCCGCCTTCATGCCGCCGGGCCTCGCGCCGCAGATGCCGCAGCAAGGTTACGCGCAGCAGGGCGCGCTCCCGCCGGGGATGATGGGCGTCGGGCCCGGGGGAGCTCCCGGCGGGCCCATGGGCATGCAGCAAGGGCAGCCTTGGGGCGCGGGCGCCAGCGTGACGGGTCCGGCGCAGCAGCTGCCGGCCGCGCAACCTGCGGCGACATCGGCGCTCGACAAGTTCAAGCAGGAGTTCAACTCGTACAGCCCCGTGAAGCGGCTGGCGTTGGTGCTGCTCCTGTTCGGAATTCCCTCCGGGGGCTTCCTCGTTCTCGGCGGCGGCGCGGAGCCGGAGGCCGACCCGGTCGCGGCGGACACCGTCAGCACGCCCGTATCGTCGGCGTCGGCCACGTCGGCGACCCCGAGCGCGCAACCCCAGGCGCGCGGCCCGCAACCTACGGTCGCGACGAACACGCAGCCGCAAGCCGGGGCCAACATCAACGGCGCCATGGCGAACAACGCCGCGGGCGCGAACAATGCCGCGGGCGCGAACAATGCCGCGGGCGCGAACAACGCCGCAGCAGGCAACACGCGCACCTCGCCGCCAGCGACGCAAGCTCCGCCCACCGCGGCGCCCCCCCCCACGCCCGGCGGCAAGCCGCCCACCCCCGATCCGGCGGCTTCGCAAATCGGCAAGATCCCGTCCGAGCTCCCGGCTTTGATGACGGTCATGCCGATGCCGGCGAAGAAGTCGCTCGAGCGCATGGCCGCGGACGCCGTGGTCGAAGGCCAATACGACAACGCCGCAAAGCTCTACGAGCAGCTCGCCGCCGCCAACCCGGGCAACGCCGCGTTCCGCGAGGCCGCCCGCATCATGCGCGAGGCGAACAAGGGCAGCCCGTCGGGGCCCTGAGTCGGTCGTACCGACCCGAGCGCCCGGGCGGTTACCTCATTTCCGAAAGCTCTCCGGATCGATCTGGTGCCGTTTGAGCCAGCGCTGGATCTGCATGCGCGCCTTTCCCATGGTGCGGGCCACGGCCGCGATGTTTCCTTTGTGCTCGCGCAGCAAGGTGACCAGCTTCTCGCGCTCGGCGTTGCCCTCGCTGCTGCGGCGCAGAAGGTTCGTGCTCTCCAGCGCCGCTTGCACGGCGCCCGGTAGGTGCTCGA contains these protein-coding regions:
- a CDS encoding CpaF family protein produces the protein MSGGHEKIPKEVFEETLLQFFAPIRPFLDDPAVSEVMINGPGQIYIERKGQLTLTEAKFESREHLAAGLRNLAQFVGKHADEFKPILEGRLPDGSRVEAVLPPCAPDGPAIAIRRFFKETLTVQRLIGFGALTEDAASALHAMVASKLNILVAGGTGSGKTSMLNALSSFIPEGERVVIIEDSRELQLQKAHVVQLEARPGDPKGRGAVSIRDLFKATLRMRPDRIVVGEIRGGEALDLIQAMTSGHGGCLSTLHATYPRDTLSRLETMAMMSDIEMPLVAMRIQLGSAVNLIVQVSRLQDGSRKMTHITEVLGFDQNTNSYITQDVFVRKYLGMGSKGEILSEFVPSGIMPRCLEQVHEHGMDLPACIYDAAHAAQSNGHG
- a CDS encoding FHA domain-containing protein: MSVLRFQIRQPSGQIDQLFIESERVLIGSGAHCEIRLPLDQAAVEHALVQMGPAGVFVQALSFNPPPTVNGIPFTQGPLAAEAVLGVGQFQINVTRAEGAAAQQAVGGAQPKKKGGASPVSLLALIGLAGGGYMMFFMDAKSDLDMTQYKAPELWGAPVAQCSQPAPDRAGAFALERFGVGSSLRERRPFHVQDGINAVPIFETSSACYRVARDEPAAAEAMAAANALRKEITDDYRTHRVRLEHSLQVDDLQTARREVKILLQFTEGKQGDYVTWLSNLDRSLKLKLGRPAS